The Thalassophryne amazonica chromosome 18, fThaAma1.1, whole genome shotgun sequence DNA window CCTGTGCGAGCACGTGCACATGTGATTCAGCAGCTCAGCGTTTAGAATTACTTAAGCCTTTCACTGCAGATAATTAGCATTTTCAGTGCAGACGAGCAGCCGGCCGTGCTTCAGCCACCAGGACACAATCCTCATCTGTGACCTTGAAATCACATGTTGTGCATCATGCGTTCTTCTTCAACAACTTTCTACCTGAGTCCAGGCTGTGGTGGCAGCCGACCAAGCTGCTTTGTCAATATGAGGCATATAAATGTCCAGTGATTTTAAATTGTAAAGTTGAATGGGATAAAAAGGAGCAATCATTAAAGAGTGGGGGGGAGGGGTGTCACTGTTTTATTAAAACGCAAATAACACAGAAATGAGTCAGATACTTCTAAAAATATCAACTGCGAGCTGGCTTAAAACTTAAATCCACCTTTCCCTGATTGCAGCTTATCTCTGAACCACATTACATTGACTTCCTGCTGAATACCACAGCAACCAACCCATCACCCAGCCATGCCAAACATTTCCAGCCACCTTTCAGACCGGCATGATAACACTGCTTATCAAGAAAGCCCAGTCAATCAATAAGTATAGACCTGTGTTGAACCCGCCTtccttctaagaaaaaaaaagttttagtgacAGTTGTTGATAAGCAACAGGTGGACCATCAGATTAACAATAATCTTTTGGAAAGATTCCAGTCTGCTTTTAGGGCTCATCACTCAGTCAAAACTGCTCTTGCGCGTTCTGTCAGTGGGCGTCTTTCGGCTGTTGTTTCAGATTCTATTTCAGTGCTTATCACCGTGGATGTCTCCCTCTTGGCAGTGACACCAGCTGTTTGCCGCTGCATTTATCCTTCCTGAGAGTGGTTTGTCCACTGGAACCTGCCCACAACATGAGTTCCTCTCCGCTGGTCTCACGAGCCAACATGGACATCCTGGACGAGCTACAGCTGATTGCAGCCCAGAACCTGGAGAGGCTAGAAGTCAACAAGTACTATGAGGTGATCAGGGAACTTGGCAAAGGCACCTATGGAAAAGTGGACCTGGTAATCCACAAGATCAGAGGTGAGgatacacactcacacaaacaGCACTACCGTGTTGGTGCAATTAAAAAAGTACTTAGGTAAAGTCTTTATTAGTTAATCAATTTAATGAGTTTAATAAATTAGTGCTCCATTAAGTGCTCAAGTGCTTAACCTGGAGTGCACCGTAATTAAATGAGTCTTTGATCAATGAAAGTGGGCGTCCGTGTACAAAAAGCCCACCAACTAAACAATATTTCAATGCTTCTGCATtacttatataatatatatatatatatatatatatatatatatatatatatatatatatatatatatatatatatatataaagacccttcggctgctcccttgtttgcacacggggtcgccacagcaaatccgaggtggatctgcatgttgaattggcacaggttttacgccagatgcccttcctgacgcaactccacattacatggagaaatgtggcaggggtgggatttgaacccggaaccttctgcactgaaaccaagcgcatatttatttatttatttactggagTTTCTAAATGATGACAGTTCCGGAATTGTACTCGACCAAATGCACTACATCTACACTGTTGACTGTCTTCTTCCATGACTTTCCCAGTACTATTTCCGTCAAGTTAAACTATATAATATTCATGCCCATTATTTACTTGTTTGAAGTTTAGAGGTTGACAGCTAGATTTTTAGTGGGACCCTTTGTCTTCTGCTATGTGGCTATCGGTTGAGTCTTTAGGTAAATAGGTAGGTAGGTAAGGGTACAGGATAGCTTTCGGTTAGTGTAAAAGAAGAGAGAGATTAGATATAGACATAGGATTGAGGGTAGATTAGTGGTAGGGTAGAGAGGTTGAGTTGGATAGAATGATGGATGCTACGTTAGGATGAGCTTAACAGTTTGAGTAGGAAAGAGGGTAGAAGGACAAAGTTTTGTATGGTAGATAGACTAGGTAGAGCAGGGCAGAGGGTAGTGTAGCGGTTACTGATATTTCTGACTTATTTAATTTCCACACTCATCTGTCCTGCATTTGTTGAAAGTACTGAGACCTGCTTTAATTTTTCAAGCACTGGTATTTCTATGTAGTTACAATTCTTGTGTTTTCCTCAAAAGGTACAAAAATGGCTCTGAAGTTCCTGAAAAAGAAAACAACCAAGCTGAAGTCGTTTCTGCGGGAGTACAGCATCTCGCTCTACCTCTCGCCCTGCCCCTTCATCATCAATATGTTTGGCATTGCCTTCGAGACAGACGAGTACTACGTATTTGCACAGGAGTACGCACTGGCAGGGGACCTCTTTGATATCATTCCTCCACAGGTACTCAGCTGCATCCTTCATTCTGACTGTTGCTAATCAGCACATTGTATAAATCCTCTGGTAGAAATATGTTGTCATTTACACAAAAATATCCCTTGCAACAAAGTTTGATGGCGTTAATACCCAGTTGAGTATTAGTAATCAAACTGTGTTTTTGCAGTGATCCTACTGAAGCAGTCGGCCTTGTGATATAGATTTTGAACACATATTTTGAAAAAGAGTGCCATTTACTGTAGAGCATGTAGCTCAGAGACATAAACAGTTGGActaccagtatgtagacctgaTTTTGATTCCTGGTCATCCTACCTTGGAAAAGaaacttcatctacattgtctcaaTCCATCCTGCTGTACATTAGGGACCAGCCTTGGATAGAGAAGTGGCTAGTGTCCCGTCATAGACCATCATCTGCTTCACAGCATCCAGGGACAAACACAGAACCAACAGGTCTCAGGACCAATGCTGGACTTCTTCTACGACCATCTACTGACTTGCAGAATACAGAACTGTACTCAAGAGCATAATTGAGACTGTCTGATAGACTGGCGGCCTGAGCAAGGTGTACCTCGactcttgcccaatgactgctgggacgtGCTCCAACCTTAATTGGAAAAAGCAGGTCCAGAAAATAAATTAAGGGTTATTTAAATGATCTCATTCATTAGCTTTTTTGAAACAATATCTATAACACCTTCCAACAGATTATGACATCTAAACAGCATTCTTTGAAAGAAAATGctgtaaaatatttgctaaaTTATACAAGCTAGCTAGTCTACTATGGAGGGCCATTGTAGCGACTGTTGCAGTTGCTAGCACAGCCAGTAGCTAACagtatattttttttgtatttatgctgTCCAGTATTGTAAGATACTGCAAGTTGTATCAGTCTGTTTTAGAACACTTTACACTTTTGTTCGAGTAGACCTTTAAAATAGTTGATAACATGAAATAGTCATGAACTGTCAACCTGCGACACCTACAGGGGAACAGAAAGTACTGCAATACCATGTAAGGCAAATCAGGTGGGGGTTAAATATCTGCCACTGTGTGAAGGCAGCAGGGCGATAAATCTTCCATATCCAATTTAAGAAGTGCTGATTTGCTGTTCAGCACCGTGACGCACTTCCACCGTATTTACTTTGATTAAACCAACAACAATCAGACAGTTATTAAAAAATGAATCCTGAAAACGTCTGCACACCCAGCCGACAGGTCAGATATAAACTGTACTCAGCCCGTTTATGTGGGGCACCACGTTGGTGCAGGATTACCGGGACTCTGTTATCCTGTATGTCACGGACGCCTTATTTGCAAATGTGATGAAAAACATGATGTATTAGAATGTTTAGATATAAACAGCTtcagtttatgatttttttttattggagctgAAAATAAAGTCActataattaatgttttttttatgtggaCAATAAAAGTAACATTAATGGGGAAACATAACATTGAGAAGTGTTGATTATTCCATAGAAACAACAATTCTGTTTCCTGTggtcagagcacaaaccgagCCGTTGACTGAATAAGTAAGAACAGAACCCAACACAAAGACAAATACTAGGAAACTGACAGTACTGTCTCCACTCGATTTTGAGAAGGTTTTTATTACGTTAGACTCAACCTTGTCAGGTTTGTGAACATTAGTTCATCAGTTTTTGAGTAACCCTAACAACAcatcaacaaacacacacacataatctcAGAACCAGGACACACATAATTCccaggaccaaaaaaaaagtccattACAGTTTGTCTGCGTACAAGAAGACATCTGCTGAATAACATCAGAAGTCCTACACAGGCTGTAGGGTCCGTTGGTACCATGCTAATCAACAGATCCCATTTCATGATGCCAATGGACAGGATTCCAGTCCACtggaggttacttccccagctaaggccGGTAGCCCTTTATAACTGgatggactggaacaatgcagagtcttgcccaagggcacagacaggtagcatgaccaggaatggAACCCATATTGGTAGCTTCCATCCCATTAAGCTACCTGCCCAATAACAAGAGTAGAAAACCCAAAACTATTGAAGTTAAACAGTAGGATTTTACAATAGAGGCAGCCAACACTCTGAGAAGTTGGACCCAACAGATGTTTCCATTTTCACTTGATAATTGATTGTAATGATTGGATTACTTATTGAAGCTCATTCAGTTTTCTGTTGGCCAAATGTTTCATCAACTTCAGCACTGCTTCATTTATTTATCTCCGTATGCACCCTTCAGGTTGGGCTTCCAGAAGCGGTGGCAAAGCGCTGTGTGCACCAGGTAGCCATCGCTCTGGACTACCTGCACTGTAAGAAGCTGGTCCACCGGGACATCAAGCCTGAGAACATCCTCATTTTTGACAGAGAGTGTCGTAAGGTCAAGCTGTCCGACTTCGGAATGACCCGCCGAGCTGGTTCACCCGTGAAAAGAGTGAGTAACGTTAACCTTTGTGACGTCTTCAGAGCTTGTTTTTGTCCTACTGGTGACCTTTCGGTGGGGGTTTCCCTCCAGGTGAGCGGCACCATCCCCTACACGGCTCCAGAGCTCTGTGATGTGTCGCGTCACGAGGGTTTCTGCGTGGACTACAGCACTGACGTCTGGGCCTTCGGCGTGCTGCTTTTCTGCATGCTGACTGGCAACTTCCCCTGGGAGAAGGCTTTACCTTCAGACTCCTTCTACCAGGAGTTCATCCGCTGGCAGAGGAGGAGGACCAACACGGTGCCGTCGCAGTGGAGACGCTTCACAGAGCAGGCTCTCCGCATGTTCCGCCGCCTGCTCTCCGTGGAGCAGGACCGCCGCTGCTCTGTCAAAGAGGTGTTCGGGTATTTCAGCCACTCCTGGATGCTAGATGgggagaacaacaacaacaacggcaACGGAGGAGGACATGGCAGCGGCGGGGAGAGGATTGGTGGAGGAGCAGTGGATGGTACTATCTCTACTTCTTCTTCTGGGGAGGAGGATGAGGAGCTGCTGGTGGAAAGGATGAAGCAGCAGACTCTCTCCCCACTGTCTCCGGCGGCCATGGATCGGGGTAGCGGTGGGGCAAAGGGTGGAGTCATGGAACCAGGCGGAGGCCACCATTTCGTATCCGTGTCCACCAACAGCTCGGTGTCGTCGACCAACAGCTATGACCGAATGCCGCGAGAAAACATATCGCCAGGCGGGCGGATGCTGGTGGCCACGCCCATAGAAATCTGCGTCTGAGCGTGACACGGAGTGTTTCTTTGGTATCACCACAGTGACGCAGCAACACACTTTTTGATCTCTTCCATCCTCACGGACGCATGCATgaagaacaaaacacaacaacagtAAATACTCATATCCTGCTGCAGACACTGTGGGAAAAGGAAGCGCACACAAACGAGAATCTTTGGAGAACGTATACATTCCTCGTGATAGTTCTTGGTCAGATttcctgaaaaaataaataaatgtaagcaAGGCACTCTGAAGAGAACCCGTCTATAGACTTGGTCACACTAACCCATTGGCTTCAAACTCACTCTCACTAAAAATTGTATTTACATGTGGGTTTGTGCAGGTCCACCAAAGGGGCGAAGTGTTGAATTTGCTCAAGCTCAGTTTTGGTGACAACAAAACGGAACAGTGTCCAAAACGGGGGGCCTTTTTCTTTCAGAAGCTCAGTTTTCAAAAGACAGAATATTCAGAAGTCCAGGTAGTGAGGTGGCACAGTAGGGTTCAGTTTTTCTACTGAAGCTCAACTGAGCTTCTTGGTAGAAGCTCCAGTAGTCACAAGGCCAATTCGTCAGTCGAAAGTCCTGGTACTGTGAAATTTTCCTTCTGAAACCCAAATGAAATGGCCTTATGCCTTGTAGCCCTTGAAGGTCTATGAGGCACAAGACCAGTTCTTCAATGGCCTGGTAGTCAGAAGGCCTTGGTGGGGTTGGGGTTAATTTTTTCTAGCAAAGGCCAAATGCTCCTTGAACTAAAGAGCCTTCAGAAAATAAGTGTATCACCCAAGGGAACATCCCATTAGTCCtagagtccactggtcctagtccaagtattaaggagagcatgttgaagttgtttttacatttgtggtaggttatatgttgcactaaagtaggttaagtaatgttagagAAATctgacaattaaaaaaagaagacatttatttgtggtgaattaccattatttgttgattttgaattcaacagatttatagataaCAGTACAGTTAAAGGATATTCATggagtatgtcaacagaatcacattttatttttgtaaactgaACTTTAAAATCAACTTGTGGTTGTAATATACATCATCAATTAATATAAGGAGGTTAGAACCAGTGGACCTGAGGACCAGTGGACCCCTCCCCTGTCACCCTGAATGGCTGCTAGCATGTTAGCGTAGCATGTTCTACTAAAGTGCAAACTGTGAATAATTGGATATGATTTATAGTCTGCTAtaaagttta harbors:
- the bsk146 gene encoding serine/threonine-protein kinase SBK1; the encoded protein is MSSSPLVSRANMDILDELQLIAAQNLERLEVNKYYEVIRELGKGTYGKVDLVIHKIRGTKMALKFLKKKTTKLKSFLREYSISLYLSPCPFIINMFGIAFETDEYYVFAQEYALAGDLFDIIPPQVGLPEAVAKRCVHQVAIALDYLHCKKLVHRDIKPENILIFDRECRKVKLSDFGMTRRAGSPVKRVSGTIPYTAPELCDVSRHEGFCVDYSTDVWAFGVLLFCMLTGNFPWEKALPSDSFYQEFIRWQRRRTNTVPSQWRRFTEQALRMFRRLLSVEQDRRCSVKEVFGYFSHSWMLDGENNNNNGNGGGHGSGGERIGGGAVDGTISTSSSGEEDEELLVERMKQQTLSPLSPAAMDRGSGGAKGGVMEPGGGHHFVSVSTNSSVSSTNSYDRMPRENISPGGRMLVATPIEICV